The following nucleotide sequence is from Ferruginibacter lapsinanis.
TACGAGGTGTACGTGTAGTTACTTTTTGTTCTATGGCAATAGCCGGGCAAAGTCCTTTGATAAAATCCACATCGGGCTTGTTCATACGTTGCATGAATTGTCTGGCATATGCACTCAGGCTTTCTGCATAACGTCGCTGCCCTTCGGCAAATAAAGTATCAATAGTTAAAGAAGATTTTCCGGAACCAGACACACCGGTAACAACCACTAATTTATTTCGTGGTATAGTAACCGTTACATTTTTGAGGTTGTGTACTCTTGCGCCTTTTATGTAAATTCCATCATTGGGTGTAGATGGGATTTCCCTGCCTTTTTTACTTATCGGTTTGGTGCTCATTTTATTGTATCTGCAAATTTAGTGTGTTGGCGCATCAGTACCATTTTTTGTATAAGCTTTCCTGAAACCCTTACCCACATTGAAAAACAGAGTTTTACTAAGTAGTTTTACGATAAAAATTCATTAAAAATCGGTCACTTTTACTCTATAATATTTGAAAAAGCCATTATATTTTTACAGTCCAATATCACAGTAAAGTGAAAAACAAGAAGCCCACACACATAAGCTTCTCCCTAACTTCTCCTTACAGTTGATATCGGTACACAAAATCCTTAATCTTAATTTTAAACTACACAGTTTATGAAAAACCTTACCGCCCTTACTGATCAGCAATTGATCCATTTATACATGGATGGCAATGCAGATGCCCTTTCAACTTTAGTTTTACGTTACAAAGACAAGATCTTCACATCTATCTATTTATTAGTAAAAGATAAATATTTAGCTGAAGATATGTTCCAGGACGTATTCATCCGTGTAATTGATACCCTGAAATCGGGTAGATACACTGATGAAGGTAAATTTTTACCATGGGCTTTACGTATTGCACACAATATGTGCGTAGATCATTTCAGAAAAGTAAAACGTAGTCCAAGTATTAAAACAAGCGACGATCGTGACATTTTTGAAGTACTTAATTTTTCTGAGCCTGGTGCTGAGCATAAAATTATGCAGAACCAAAGCCACGAAAGAGTAAGAAGACTGATCGATATGCTTCCTGAAGATCAACGTGAAGTAATTATCATGCGTCACTATGCTGATCTGAGTTTTAAAGAAATAGCTGACCTAACCAAATGCAGCATCAACACAGCATTGGGTCGTATGCGTTACGGTTTGATCAACCTACGCAGAATGATGACAGAAAAACAAATCGCTTTATAATATTAAACCCCCTGAACACTAAAAAAACCCTCCAAAATTTGGAGGGTTTTATTTTTATTATAGGTTGAGGTCAGCACTTTTGTCCGACCCTTAATTTAATTGATACCAAACAAGTGTGCAAACACTTTTCTTCCATCCTCATTACCTAAAATATTACTTGTAGCTCTTTCTGGATGAGGCATCATACCAAAAACATTTCTTTCTTTATTACAAACACCGGCAATATTGTGTGTGGCTCCATTAGGATTTGCTGCAGTTACCACACTTCCTTTTTCATCGCAATAACGATAAATGATCTGGCGATGCATTTCAAGTTCTTCTAATGTTTTATCATCGGCAAAATACCTACCTTCTCCGTGTGCTACCGGAATCTTTAAAGCCGCTCCTCCTTCAGAGGCTGCTTCTTTTATAAAAACATTCTTACAAACAAATTGCTGCTGTTGATTACGCAGTAATGCTCCGGGCAACAGACCACTTTCGCATAAAATCTGAAAGCCATTGCAAATACCCAGTACTTTTCCACCTTTATTAGCAAAATCGATCACACTTTGCATCATAGGGCTAAATTTTGCGATTGCACCGCAACGTAAATAATCTCCATAACTAAATCCACCCGGCAAAACGATACAGTCTTCTGTAGTAAACATGCTCAGATCCTTATCCTTATGCCAAAGCTCAATCACTTCCTGTCCCAGATCTTTCTTTAAAGATTCGATCATGTCTCTATCACAATTACTACCCGGAAAAACCACTACGCCAAATTTCATGTGCTATTATTTTACAATATGTTATTGATTATGGTATATTTCTTGAAAATCGATGCAAATGTAATTCATTTAGCATTATTTTACGAAGTAGCTGAATGCAATTACAAAAGCCACCATTAACCAATGCAGCAAAGTGGGAAACCATTTTTTTTGAGGATAGAGAAAAGCACATGCTACAAAGGCAGATAAAGGCACAGCACACAGTATCCAGTAATGAAAAGTGTGTGTGGCGTTGATAAATGGGATAAAAACTGCTACCAAAAAATACAGAAATACCAACTGCCAGCTTTTACGGGATTGCACCAGTTGACGCAAAAAATTCTTCTGGATAAAATAAAGTCCGATCACTGTAGCAAACAATACAATAATGATAGCTGCCAATGCCCATGAAGACTCATAAAACTTTGGAAAACTAATAGCAATTCCCGGAAATTTATACCCATGCAATTTATCCGTTAAAAAAGCCCAAGCCAGCACAAAATAATAAGGTGTAAAGATCCCCAATAAGGCAATCAGCCATTCGGCCAGTTTAAAAGGTCTGGTAACAACCAATCCAAAAACGATCAATGCGGAAAAAGCAATGGATGGAAAATAAAAAAACGTTGAAATACCAATAGCAACACCAATATTAAAGAGAGAAGCTTTGGGTTTTTGATTGTTGTATAAGCCACTCATTCTGGCCCAAACCCATATCAATAGGGTATTTATAATGAGCGGCGCTGATAACACACTCCATTCGCTAAATAAAGAAGTAATGAGTAAGTAACTCATCGCAGTCAGGTAATTAGGTTTGGACATTAATCGTTGATCGATCACTAATTTATTGAATGCAATCGCCTGAGTATATAAGAGCACAAAAACAATGGCGGGGTAAATTGCCGGGATGCTTTTTCCTAATCCGGACAATTGCTCCAATAAGGCTTTAAATAAGAAACCATCTGTTTGCTGTGGTGTCGGGATTACGGGATACAAAAACATATGCAGCTTTAATAAAAGCCCATAAACCAGCAGCAGAAAAGTATTATAAGGATTGTTGGCTTTAAATGTGCCCGTCACTGTCTTAGATTAAATGATAAACGTAAATGTATTTGTTCTGCAAAAGTCAATAATAATTGTGGGTTTAAAAAATCCTTTAGTAATCAACTTTTGCGAAACAGATCAAATTCCCTCTGTACGTGCAGGGTAATATCAATTGCCTGGAACTTACCTGCTTACTGAATTGGGGCATAAATTCATACCCTTCGTCTAATGTTCTGAATACCGGATTACGTTTAGTTGTTCCATCGGCAGCTATACTATAGTCCGATAATAATTGCCTTTTTCTTTCCACAAGGTTATATAAAAAATGAATTTGTCCGCCTGTATTAAAATTAATGAACGACAGATAGTTGTCATTTTCTTCCGCAAATTGCTCCTTGCTGATTATCCTGCACCATTCCATAGCTGAATGCTTATCAAAGCTTATTGCAATTATATTATTGTAAATGAATTTTGTATTGGGTGTGTTATTAAAGCTATAAAACGACCGGTAGAAAGGATCATAATAATTATAGTATCGATAGTAATTTGCATAAGGAGAATACAAATTATCCCATCGGTTCCAGGGATTAGTATTGAGTGTTTGGGTATAATAATCTTCAGCTATCAGTATGTAGCCACCATCTTTTCTCACTATTATATTTTTAATAAAATAATTGTTGAATGCCGCTTTTACAGAAGCATCTTTCTTCGCCAAAGACCGAATAGTATCATCTAATGGCAAGTAACTATTCACTACAACAGAATCTGCCGGCCGATCCCATATCGCCGAAAACAAGCCAACAACATTGCCTCGCTTTTGCTTATAGTAAAATGAATTCAGGAGATATCGCTTGTTCGCATTATCTATTTTTAACTTAACCTCATCCAGAAAAAGATCATTCAATTGTATTTTATGCCATAATAATGTATCCTTTATCGGAGGCTTCACTAAAATTTGAAGATTGGCCAGCACTTCAGTATTGCCTATCGTTGAAGACTTGGTAAATACAAAATTACCTTCATTATCCAGCGAAAAATTATTGTATACATCTCTTCTTTCTATATAAGGTAATGTATAATTGTCTTTACTTATTTTTTGCAATTGATTATCGAACAGCAGTGTTGCAAAGTTCAATTTCTCATTCTTATTCTGAATTTTGAAAATAGAAATATATTGTTTGTTCTCACTGTTAATGACACTGTAAATCTTATTATCCCCCAGGAAACCGATTTCAGTAGTATCTAACGTAACAGGCTTATCTAACATATTACCTGCTGCATCCAGCTTAACTGCCTTACAATAAACGACCCGCTTTTTCTGATATTGATAAATTAGATAGAGAAAATCCGGATAAGTAATAAAATCAACATTGAAAGTTTTACCTTCTATAAAATCAAGTGGTTTCTTTTCTATCAATTTCATGCTATCATCATATACAGAAATAGCATACTTAAAACGAATATTTTTAAATATCAGGATATTGCTTTTTACCTTGCCGATAATTTCAAAATCCATATCACGATTATCCACTGCTAAAGGTTCAGTATAAAGAATCCGCTGAGCAGATGAAAAAACCGGCAATAACAAAAACAATAATATCTTCAGCAATCCTGCTCTCATACGATGATTTTTTGCACTCTAAATTTACGGCATAAAAATTTACAGCTCATTAATTTTTAAGCAAATAAACTTTATTTAACTTATTTTGTATTATAATCATGAAAACTGTTTTAATTACAGGAGGTACCGGATTAGTAGGTAAAACACTTACTAAATTTTTGCTGCAAAAAGGATACCATGTAATTATCCTTAGCAGAAAAAAAAATCCTTCAGCAAATAGTGATGCAAACATTGAATTTGCCCAATGGAATGTAGATGAACAAACCGTTGATATTGCCGCTGTGCAAAAAGCAGATTACATCATTCATTTGGCAGGTGCAGGAGTGGTAGACAAAAAATGGACAGATTCTTATAAAGCTGAAATACGCAACAGTCGTACATTAAGCAGTAAACTATTAATTGATACTTTAAGAGACAATACGAATAAAGTAAAAGCAGTTGTGAGTGCATCTGCTATTGGCTGGTACAAACCAACAGATAAATTACATACAGAGGATGAGCCTGCAGACGAAAGCTTCTTAGGTGAAACCTGTAAGCTTTGGGAAGAAAGCGTATTGCCATTTGCAGCACTTGATAAAAGACTGGTGACGTTAAGGATAGGTATTGTATTGAGTAATGATGGTGGCGCTTTAGTTGAATTTAAAAAACCTATCCGATTGGGTATAGCTGCAATTTTAGGAACCGGGAAGCAAATCGTTAGCTGGATACATATTAATGACCTATGCAATCTTTTCATCAATGCTATTGAAAATGAGCAATGGACAGGGACCTACAATGCGGTTGCACCAACACCCGTCAGCAACAAAGAACTTACACTGCTACTAGCTAATAAAATGAAAGGAAAGTTTTTTATCCCTGTACATATCCCTGCATTCGTTTTAAAAATAATAATGGGCAACAGGAGCATTGAAGTATTAAAGAGTAATGAAGTGAGCAGTACTAAAGTTCAACGAACGGGGTTCGAATTTTTATATCCCACCTGTAAAGAAGCTGTAGAAGACCTATGTAGTTAATCTTTGATTTTATTCAGTATCATATAAGTCTCCTTGTGAAGAAAGTATCTCTCTGTATTTACTGAAAAGCTTTGTCTTGGAAATAAATCCGACAAACTTTTTATCCTCTTCCAATACTGGTAAATACCAACTTTGAGTAGCATCAAACTTTTGCATCACTGTATTGGCATCTTCTCCTCTTCTTAATACTTCCGGAGGTTTTCTCATCAATGACTTAACAGAAATTTTATCAAACCGCTCAGGTTGAAATAATTTTTGTTTAACATCATTCAACTCTATAATACCTGCAAACCTCCCCTTATTATCATGTACTGCAAATATATTTTTCTCACTATGCTTGATTATTTCAACCAGGTCTTTCAATTTCTTATCAATGCAGATACTTTCATATTTATCCTGAATAATATCATCTATTTGTATTGAGGTTAAAATATTCTTTTCTTTCTTATGGGTGAATATCTCTCCATCCATAGCCAGTTTTTTTGTCTCCATCGAAAAAGGCTCATATGTTTTAACAATGAAAAAAGAAATCGATGAAACGATCATTAACGGGATGAACAGCTCATATCCGTTGGTGATTTCTGCAATTAAAAATATAGCTGTTAAAGGGCAATACATCACTCCACTTAAAACACCGGCCATCCCTATAAGTGTAAAATTTCCTTCGGGAATTTTTATCGATGGGATACTGTTGATCAGTTTAGAAAAGAAGAAACCAAGGTATGACCCAACAAATAACGAAGGTGCAAAATTACCTCCGTTACCTCCACTACCGATAGTGATAGCAGCAGCGATCGGCTTAAACAATACGATCAAAGCAGCAAAAGACAACAACCCCCAGTGATCACCCAGTTTTGATAGCAAGCTCGTATTATCATCAAAGGTATTCAGGGATCCATCTGCAAGCAACTTAATACTGTGGTACCCCTCACCAAATAATGGTGGAAATAAAAAATATAAACACAACAATAACATTCCTCCTACTATTGCTTTTATATACCCATTTATTTTCCAGCCATGCACTCTTCTTTCTGTAAACTTAAACATCCTGGCATAATACAAAGAGATCAATCCCGCCAACAAGCCTAATAAAACATAGAATGGAATATTCTTATAATTGAAATTTTGCTTTAATACAAAATTGAATAAAAATGCTTCCTGCAATATTATTTTCGAACACAAGGCTCCAACTACTGAAGAAATAATAAGAGGAATAAAATAACTGACAATAGTTTCAGCAAGTAATACCTCAATGGTAAACATTACTCCTGCGATCGGCGCATTAAATACCGCAGAAATTCCGGCTGCAGCGCCGCAGGCAATTAATAAAGTTCTTTCCTGATAATTCAGATCACTGATTCGGGAAATATTTGAACCAACAGCAGAACCTGTTGCAACAATTGGCGCTTCAAGCCCAACCGAGCCTCCCAGTCCTACTGTAAAGGAACTTGTAAGAACATGTGCATACGTATCCTTTAACGGAATAAAAGAAGATTTTCTTGCAATAGCTTTTAATACCATCGCAATCCCTTTGTCTATCTGCCCGCCAAAAAGATACCTGATAATAAAAACTGTTACTAATAATCCTATAGTGGGAAATAATAAAAAAGCGAAATGTGAAACAGGGATCCTTTCAATCCACTGTTGAAGATAATGCACCAGTGTTTTTAATAAGACGGCAACCATACCAGACACCAATCCTACCAATGTAGCGATCAGCATCATAAATTGTATTCTGCTTAATTTAGTTCGTAATAAATTGGCAATTCTTTGATAAAGTATTTTTATGGCCATCAATTACATCCATTTAATTGGAATACAAATATACAGTCGCAAAAATCAATTCCGCAAAGGCTTTCCACTCTTGAGTACAGATTGTATTCTTTCCAGAGTTTTCTTTTCGCCACATAATGACAAAAAAGCTTCTCTCTCAAGATTAAGTAAATATTGCTCACTTACTAAAGTTGGTTCACTCAAATCACCGCCACACATTACATATGCTAATTTTTTAGCAACAGTGGCATCGTGTGCAGTTGCATAGTTAGCCGTTTGCATACCATTGATGCCAGCCAGCAATGTTCCTAAAGCAGTTCTCCCTAAAACTTTAATATCCTTACGCTGAACCGGCATCACATACCCATCGTCAAACAGATCGATCACAGCTTGTTTTGCTTCTGCAATTCTTCTTCCCTGGTTAATACTAATTCTATCATTACCATTTCTATAAATCCCTAGTTCAAATGCTTCGTGTGCCGAGGTAGCAACTTTTGCTGTAGCAATGGTGAGAAAGCGATTTTGTAAAGTAAGCGTATCCACTTCTCCTACATGCATTTCGTCTGCGGCCCTTAATACAAATTCTTTTGTACCTGCACCACCCGGAATAACACCAATGCCCACTTCTACCAAACCGGTATAAGTTTCTGCAGCAGCAATCACTTTATCCGCATGCAAACTCATTTCGCAGGCACCACCCAACGCTAAACCGTGTGGAGCTACTACTACCGGAATGCTCGAATATCTAACCCTCATTATTGTTTGCTGAAACTGGCGAATAGCCATATCTATTTCATCATAATCTTGTTCTATGGCCAGCATAAATATCATTCCAACATTAGCTCCTGCACTAAAATTGGTCCCGTCATTTGCTATTACTAATCCTTTATATTTTTCTTCCGCTAATGCAATTGATCTTTGAATACCTTCTAATACCTCGCCGCCAATACTACCCATTTTGGTATACCATTCCAGCCCTAATACATCATTCCCCAAATGATACGTTCTACAGGCAGAGTTTTTCCAAACTGTCTGACCTTCAAAGTTTTTCATTACAATAAATGCATCACCACCTGGCATAGCTAAATAAGACTTACTACTAACATCATAGCACAAACGCTTTCCGTTTTCGATTTTATAAAAAGATCTAGCACCACTTGCCAACATATCTTCTATCCAAAAAGCTACTTTATAACCGGCAGCTTTCATCGCCTCGACAGTTTTTGCAACACCTAATACATCCCAACTTTCAAAAGCTCCTATCTCCCAACCAAAACCAGCCATCATCGCATCATCTACCCTATATAATTCATCACTTATTTCAGGAATACGATGAGAAATATAAGAGAATAAACTGTAATGAAACTGACGATAAAAATCTCCTGCCTTATCTGTACCCGAACACAGGGCTTTCAATCTAGTTTTGAGATCTTCTATTGGTTTAGCTGTTTCTACCGTAGCAAATTTTGCCTTCACTCTCGGTTCGTAAGTCATCGTTGATAAATTCAACGTTTGAATATCCTTTGCGCCATCTGCTCCTTTTATTTTTTTAAAGAATCCCTGTGCTGTCTTATCTCCTAGCCAATTATTCTCTACCATTTTATTTAACCAAGAGGGGATAACAAACTGTTCTTTTGCTTCGTCATCAGGACAATTATCATACACTCCTTTAGCTACCTTTACCAATGTATCAATACCTACAACATCTGCGGTTCTGAAAGTGGCTGATTTAGGCCGACCGATGATCGGACCTGTTAATGCGTCTACTTCGTCTATGCTTAACTGTAACTTATCCATTGCATTCATTATAGCCATCATTCCAAACACACCTATACGATTTGCTATAAATGCAGGTGTATCTTTACAAAGAACTGTCGTTTTACCTAGATACAGATCTCCGTAATTCATTAAAAAATCAACGACCGAACTATCCGTGAACGGTGTTGGAATAATTTCCAATAAACGTAAATATCTTGGAGGATTAAAAAAATGTGTGCCGCAAAAATGCTTTTTAAAATCATCACTTCTACCTTCCGTCATCATATGAATGGGAATCCCTGATGTATTAGATGTGATCAATGTTCCGGGTTTACGATATTTCTCTACTTCTGTAAAAACCGCTTGCTTGATATCTAATCTTTCTACCACTACTTCTATCACCCAATCACAATCGGCAATATCTTTCATATTGTCTGTGAAATTTCCTGTCGCAATTTTCTTACTAACATCCTTTGTATAAACCGGAGATGGATTTGATTTGATTGCAGCAGCCAATGCGTCATTTACGATTTTATTTTTTTCAGCTGGTCTGGCATCAATGGCTACATCTTTTGGTTGAATATCCAACAGTAATACCTGCAGACCAACCCCTGCAAAATGACAAGCAATTCTGCTGCCCATTACACCACTTCCTAATACAGCGACTTTTTTTATGTTTCTTTTAGACATATGGCAAAAATTAGTTAGTTAAACAACTATTATACCTCTAAGGTAGTTTTTATCTGCAAATATTTTTTCAAGATGAGTAAATTATTTTATAATCAATTTATAAATAAACAATATGTATAAAGCAATTAAAGAGACATAGTTTGGAACAAGGATAATTGAAAGAAATAATTTATTAAAAAATTATATTGATTTTTTAATATATATTAATGTGTAGCAATTACAATAATACATCGGAAAATACGTTTACTTCCGTTAAATCCCTTAATCTAATGACAAACCTGGCTGCTAAACTAGTAAACGCTAGTGAATCGAAATTATCGGTAATCTATAAGTCGTCGTTTCGTATCAGCGATTTGTTAAACTCAGTTCCTGAAGCTATAATTACGACCGACACACATTTCAACATAACCGGATTGAATCCTGTTGCAGAACAAATTTATGGTTCCCCCTTAAATGAAGCTGTTGGGCAACCACTTTTTGACTTCATCAGATTCGAATTTATTGGCTCAACTACACGTGAAGAAGCAATCAGCCATTTACAGAAACATGAATTCTGGAGTGGAGATATTATCTATTACACGTCTACAAATCAAAAAGTTTTTTTTAATACCCGTTGTACACTCATCAAAGATGATACAGGTAAAGTATCCGGAATTGTAATTGTAAACAGTAATATAACTGAGAAAGTAATTCAAAGAAAAAATCTTGATCTGGCAGAAAAAAAATATGAAACAGTAGTTGAATCATTGTCTGATGGTGTAATGATGATTGGAGCTGATGGCAGAATTGCTACTGCAAACAAAAGAGCTATTGAGATCCTTGGATTAACAGAAGACGAAATTAACGGTAAAGTGATAGCTTGCCCAAGTTGGAAAACAATCAAGCAAGATGGCAGCCCATTTCCCATAAATGAATTCCCCGCTATTGTTACACTGGAAACAGGAATTGAACAAAATAATGTAATAATGGGGATTGCAAAACCAGATG
It contains:
- a CDS encoding RNA polymerase sigma factor, producing the protein MKNLTALTDQQLIHLYMDGNADALSTLVLRYKDKIFTSIYLLVKDKYLAEDMFQDVFIRVIDTLKSGRYTDEGKFLPWALRIAHNMCVDHFRKVKRSPSIKTSDDRDIFEVLNFSEPGAEHKIMQNQSHERVRRLIDMLPEDQREVIIMRHYADLSFKEIADLTKCSINTALGRMRYGLINLRRMMTEKQIAL
- the purQ gene encoding phosphoribosylformylglycinamidine synthase subunit PurQ — encoded protein: MKFGVVVFPGSNCDRDMIESLKKDLGQEVIELWHKDKDLSMFTTEDCIVLPGGFSYGDYLRCGAIAKFSPMMQSVIDFANKGGKVLGICNGFQILCESGLLPGALLRNQQQQFVCKNVFIKEAASEGGAALKIPVAHGEGRYFADDKTLEELEMHRQIIYRYCDEKGSVVTAANPNGATHNIAGVCNKERNVFGMMPHPERATSNILGNEDGRKVFAHLFGIN
- a CDS encoding DUF6427 family protein codes for the protein MTGTFKANNPYNTFLLLVYGLLLKLHMFLYPVIPTPQQTDGFLFKALLEQLSGLGKSIPAIYPAIVFVLLYTQAIAFNKLVIDQRLMSKPNYLTAMSYLLITSLFSEWSVLSAPLIINTLLIWVWARMSGLYNNQKPKASLFNIGVAIGISTFFYFPSIAFSALIVFGLVVTRPFKLAEWLIALLGIFTPYYFVLAWAFLTDKLHGYKFPGIAISFPKFYESSWALAAIIIVLFATVIGLYFIQKNFLRQLVQSRKSWQLVFLYFLVAVFIPFINATHTFHYWILCAVPLSAFVACAFLYPQKKWFPTLLHWLMVAFVIAFSYFVK
- a CDS encoding TIGR01777 family oxidoreductase — protein: MKTVLITGGTGLVGKTLTKFLLQKGYHVIILSRKKNPSANSDANIEFAQWNVDEQTVDIAAVQKADYIIHLAGAGVVDKKWTDSYKAEIRNSRTLSSKLLIDTLRDNTNKVKAVVSASAIGWYKPTDKLHTEDEPADESFLGETCKLWEESVLPFAALDKRLVTLRIGIVLSNDGGALVEFKKPIRLGIAAILGTGKQIVSWIHINDLCNLFINAIENEQWTGTYNAVAPTPVSNKELTLLLANKMKGKFFIPVHIPAFVLKIIMGNRSIEVLKSNEVSSTKVQRTGFEFLYPTCKEAVEDLCS
- a CDS encoding chloride channel protein; this translates as MAIKILYQRIANLLRTKLSRIQFMMLIATLVGLVSGMVAVLLKTLVHYLQQWIERIPVSHFAFLLFPTIGLLVTVFIIRYLFGGQIDKGIAMVLKAIARKSSFIPLKDTYAHVLTSSFTVGLGGSVGLEAPIVATGSAVGSNISRISDLNYQERTLLIACGAAAGISAVFNAPIAGVMFTIEVLLAETIVSYFIPLIISSVVGALCSKIILQEAFLFNFVLKQNFNYKNIPFYVLLGLLAGLISLYYARMFKFTERRVHGWKINGYIKAIVGGMLLLCLYFLFPPLFGEGYHSIKLLADGSLNTFDDNTSLLSKLGDHWGLLSFAALIVLFKPIAAAITIGSGGNGGNFAPSLFVGSYLGFFFSKLINSIPSIKIPEGNFTLIGMAGVLSGVMYCPLTAIFLIAEITNGYELFIPLMIVSSISFFIVKTYEPFSMETKKLAMDGEIFTHKKEKNILTSIQIDDIIQDKYESICIDKKLKDLVEIIKHSEKNIFAVHDNKGRFAGIIELNDVKQKLFQPERFDKISVKSLMRKPPEVLRRGEDANTVMQKFDATQSWYLPVLEEDKKFVGFISKTKLFSKYREILSSQGDLYDTE
- a CDS encoding 3-hydroxyacyl-CoA dehydrogenase/enoyl-CoA hydratase family protein, which encodes MSKRNIKKVAVLGSGVMGSRIACHFAGVGLQVLLLDIQPKDVAIDARPAEKNKIVNDALAAAIKSNPSPVYTKDVSKKIATGNFTDNMKDIADCDWVIEVVVERLDIKQAVFTEVEKYRKPGTLITSNTSGIPIHMMTEGRSDDFKKHFCGTHFFNPPRYLRLLEIIPTPFTDSSVVDFLMNYGDLYLGKTTVLCKDTPAFIANRIGVFGMMAIMNAMDKLQLSIDEVDALTGPIIGRPKSATFRTADVVGIDTLVKVAKGVYDNCPDDEAKEQFVIPSWLNKMVENNWLGDKTAQGFFKKIKGADGAKDIQTLNLSTMTYEPRVKAKFATVETAKPIEDLKTRLKALCSGTDKAGDFYRQFHYSLFSYISHRIPEISDELYRVDDAMMAGFGWEIGAFESWDVLGVAKTVEAMKAAGYKVAFWIEDMLASGARSFYKIENGKRLCYDVSSKSYLAMPGGDAFIVMKNFEGQTVWKNSACRTYHLGNDVLGLEWYTKMGSIGGEVLEGIQRSIALAEEKYKGLVIANDGTNFSAGANVGMIFMLAIEQDYDEIDMAIRQFQQTIMRVRYSSIPVVVAPHGLALGGACEMSLHADKVIAAAETYTGLVEVGIGVIPGGAGTKEFVLRAADEMHVGEVDTLTLQNRFLTIATAKVATSAHEAFELGIYRNGNDRISINQGRRIAEAKQAVIDLFDDGYVMPVQRKDIKVLGRTALGTLLAGINGMQTANYATAHDATVAKKLAYVMCGGDLSEPTLVSEQYLLNLEREAFLSLCGEKKTLERIQSVLKSGKPLRN